The DNA segment CGCTTAAATCGAGCTTCTCCTTGAGCTCACCTGGGCTAATATCGAGATCGACGTAGTCTTTTAACCAATCTATTGAAACCTTCATTGCTTGTCCTCCAGGATCAAAATTGTCTTAAAAATCTCAGATCGTTCTCGAAGAAGAGCCTTATGTCGCTGACGCCATATTTGAGCATGGCTATCCTCTCGACTCCCATACCGAAGGCAAATCCGCTCAACTCCTCGGGATCGTAGCCGACTTCACTAAGGACCTTTGGATCGACCATGCCGGATCCAAGGATCTCCAGCCAACCGCTGCCAGAGCAGACCCTGCAACCTGAGCCCTTGCAGATTATGCAGGCCACATCGACTTCGGCGCTCGGCTCGGTGAAGGGAAAGAAGTGGGGGCGAAGCCTTACCCGGGCGGAGTCGGAGAATAACTTCTTGGCGACCACCTCCAAGGTGCCCTTAAGGTCACCAAAGGTAATATTTTTGTCGACCGCCAAACCCTCGACCTGATGGAACATGGGGGAATGACTGGGATCGGACACGTCACGCCGATAGACGCGGCCGTGCGATATCATGTAGAGGGGAGGCTTCCTCTTCTTCATCGTCCTAATCTGAACCGGCGATGTATGGGTTCGAAGCAAGGCCCCCTTTTTCTCCATGTAAAGGGTGTCCATGAGCGATCTGGCCGGATGATCAACCGGAGTATTTAAGGCATCGAAGTTATAATAATCCGTCTCGACTTCCGGTCCCTCTGCAATGAAGTAGCCAAGGCCGATGAATATTTCGCTTATTTCATCGATGACCTGGCTTATCAAATGGGCTCTACCGGAAGGCAGAAGGCGGCCAGGCAGGCTGATGTCTATCGCCTCATCCTCCATGCGCCTATTGAGATCTTCCGCCTCGAGCTGAGTCCTCCTTGATGAGATGGATGACTCGAAGAGTTCCTTTATCTCATTGGTGACCTTGCCAAATTTTGGCCGCTCAAGCGGATCAAGCGAGCCAAGCGTCTTTATCGCCTCGGTCAACTCGCCCTTCTTGCCCAGAAGGGCGACCCTTGCCGCCTCCAAGCTCTTAAGCGAGTCCGAAGAGTTGATCGCCTCAAGGCCTTGCTTCTTTATCCTCTCAAGTTCATCAAATATCGACATCGAAACCCCCTCTAGAGACTTAAAAACATTTTAGCCAAAAAAATAAACCCCGTCCAAAAAAGGGACGAGGTTTTTAACCCGCGGTACCACCCTGCTTCCCCAAGATTTACTTGGGACGCTTTCATCTTTTAACGCCGGATTATCCGCGTTGAGCCCTAGTTGCGACGCCTCGCTTTCGGACTCACAGCTCAAGAGCGAAACCTTGGCCGGCTTAACCTTTGGACCGCTTTCAGCTTGAGCGCTCCTCTCTGTGTTGGTCTATACCGACCGGCTCTCCGTCAAAGCTTTTGAGATATTCGGTTTTTTAAGAGACCTTAAGCCCCGAGCTTCTCCTTGGCCAAAGTTGCGGCCTTGGCAAAGCTCTCGGGATCGTTTACGGCCATATCGGATAGGACCTTTCTGTCTATCTCGATATTGGCAAGTTTTAGACCATTCATCAGACGGCTGTAGGATATGCCGTTTTGACGCGCGGCCGCGTTTATCCTGGTTATCCAGAGCTTTCTAAAGTCTCTCTTTTTGTTTCTGCGATCCCTGTATGAGTAGGAGAGAGAATGCATGAGCTGCTCCTTGGCGGCCCGGTAGGAGCGGGATTTGGCTCCATAGTAACCCCTGGCCAGCTTCAAGAGCTTTCTTCTCTTCTTCCTTGCATTAACTCCTCGTTTTACCCGCGACATATAAAAACCCCCTAATTAACTTCGTATTAGATCATTTTTTTGATTCTTTTTTCGTCCGCCTCTGAGACGAGTGCGGATTTGGCAAGATTCATCTTTCTCTTGGGAGACTTTTTCTCCAAGATGTGGCTCTTGCCATTGCGCATCCGAACTATCTTGCCCGATCCAGTAAGCCTGAATCTTTTGGCTGCGCCCTTGTGAGTTTTTATCTTTGGCATCTATTCAGCATCCCCTTTCTTTACGGATGGATCATTGCTTTTGGGCTTATTTATCGGTGAAAATACCATAACCATATTTCTGCCATCCAATTTTGGAGCCGATTCCACCACGGCAAGTGTCTCTAAATCCTCGGCCAACCTCTTTAAGATCGCCGTGCCGATATCAGTGTGGGCCATCTCGCGGCCCCTGAACATCACCGTAACTTTGACCTTGTCTCCGTGATTTAAGAACCTTTCAACGTGCTTCTTTTTGGTCTCATAATCATGCTTATCTATCTTGGGCCGAAACTTGATCTCTTTGACAACCGTTATGGTCTGGTGCTTCTTGGCTTTTTTGGCCTTCTGCTCTTGCTCATATTTATACTTTCCATAATCCATTATCCGACAGACCGGAGGAGCCGCCTGAGGAGCCACCTCGACCAGATCCAAGCCCTTCTCCTCAGCTATGGCCAGCGCCTCGCGCATGGGCTTTATGCCGAGCTGTTCGCCGTCATCTGAGATCAGTCTGACCTCTTGGGCACGTATTCTAGAGTTGATACGAACGTCTGTGTTTATTTATTTTCACCCCCCAGGGTATCAATGGTCCCCTCACAAAAAAAGGGTGGCCGAAAGCCACCCGATAAATCCAAAAGATACTTTTAGTGACCTCTGGGCTGCCTATGCGCCGTAAGGTGAGAAGCGGTGGCTTCTACTTTCAATATTTCATATACAATTTTAAGAAGGAAAGTATAACCTTATGTGGCTGGCATGTCCAGTCAGACTTTAGGATTTAGTATCGACCTCTTCTTTGAGCTTCTTGATAAAGCCCTCAAGCTCCAGACCTCTCTCCTCTTTGCCGTCTCGGCTTCGCACAGATAAAGTCCTGGCCTCCACCTCGTTATCGCCGACAATCACCATGTAGGGCATCTTTTTCAGCTGAGCGTCCCTTATCTTCTTATTTACCGACTCGCCCCTCTGATCCACTTCCACCCTAAGCCCCAGGCTCCTAAGCCCATCTGCCACCTCAAAGGCGTAATCGTTATGGCGGTCGGCGATCGGAAGGATGACCGCTTGAATCGGAGCTAGCCAAAGGGGAAAGGCCCCCACGTAGTGCTCGATCAAACAGCCCATGAAGCGCTCGAGTGAGCCAAGGAGCGCCCGGTGAATCATTATCGGACGGTGCTCGGTATTATCGCCGCCCATGTAGGTCAGGTCAAAGCGCTCGGGATTGTTGAAATCGACTTGGATGGTCGAGCACTGCCAGGCCCTCCCCAGAGCATCCTTTATCTTGATATCGATCTTGGGACCGTAGAAGACGCCTTCGCCCGGATCGATCTCATAGCTTAAGGAGGTCCGATCAAGGGCCTTCTTTAGGGCCTCGGTCGCAAGCTCCCAATGCTCAATATCGCCGACGTATTTTTCCGGGCGCGTCGAAACGTAGATATCATATTCGGCAAAACCAAAGGTCTTTAGCATAAAGGTCACGATATCCAATATTTTTATTATCTCATCTTCGATTTGGCTTTCCCGGCAAAAGATGTGGGCGTCATCCTGGGTAAAACCCCTCACCCGAAGCAGGCCGTGCAAAACGCCGGAGCGCTCGAAGCGATAGACGGTGCCGAGCTCGGCCCAGCGCAAGGGAAGCTCGCGGTAGCTCCTGGTTTTAGATTTGAAGATCAGAAGATGGGCCGGGCAGTTCATCGGCTTGATGACGTACTCTTGCCCCTCCACATCCATTGGAGAGTACATATTGTCACGATAAAAATCCCAATGACCACTCGTCTTCCAGAGATCTACCTTGGCGATGTGGGGGGTCATGACCAGCTCATAACCCCTATTCAAATGCTCGTCTCGCCAGAAGTCCTCGACGATCTTCCTGATGAGAGCCCCTTTGGGATGCCAGAGAACCAGGCCCGCTCCAAAATCGTCATCCATGCTGAAGAGGTCGAGTTCTTTGCCGAGCTTGCGATGGTCCCGCTTTAAGGCCTCTTCTTGAAGCTCAAGGAATCTCTTCAAGTCCTTGGGATCGTTGAAGGCCGTCCCATAGATCCTCTTGAGCATCGGCCGCCTCTCATCGCCCCGCCAGTAGGCTCCCGCCAAACTTAAGAGCTTTAACGCTTTCAATCTACCGCTCGAAGGGATATGGGGACCGCGGCAGAGATCGGTGAAACCGCCGCTCTTATAGACCTTGATCTCATCTTCCTCGATATCCTCGATCAACTCGACCTTATAATCCTGGCCGAGCGATTTGAATAGCTTTATCGCCTCTTCTTTGCCCATGACTTCTGAGGTGAAGGTTTCATCCCTGGCTATGATCTCCTCTAT comes from the Actinomycetota bacterium genome and includes:
- the rplT gene encoding 50S ribosomal protein L20, which codes for MSRVKRGVNARKKRRKLLKLARGYYGAKSRSYRAAKEQLMHSLSYSYRDRRNKKRDFRKLWITRINAAARQNGISYSRLMNGLKLANIEIDRKVLSDMAVNDPESFAKAATLAKEKLGA
- the rpmI gene encoding 50S ribosomal protein L35 yields the protein MPKIKTHKGAAKRFRLTGSGKIVRMRNGKSHILEKKSPKRKMNLAKSALVSEADEKRIKKMI
- the pheS gene encoding phenylalanine--tRNA ligase subunit alpha produces the protein MFDELERIKKQGLEAINSSDSLKSLEAARVALLGKKGELTEAIKTLGSLDPLERPKFGKVTNEIKELFESSISSRRTQLEAEDLNRRMEDEAIDISLPGRLLPSGRAHLISQVIDEISEIFIGLGYFIAEGPEVETDYYNFDALNTPVDHPARSLMDTLYMEKKGALLRTHTSPVQIRTMKKRKPPLYMISHGRVYRRDVSDPSHSPMFHQVEGLAVDKNITFGDLKGTLEVVAKKLFSDSARVRLRPHFFPFTEPSAEVDVACIICKGSGCRVCSGSGWLEILGSGMVDPKVLSEVGYDPEELSGFAFGMGVERIAMLKYGVSDIRLFFENDLRFLRQF
- the infC gene encoding translation initiation factor IF-3 gives rise to the protein MNTDVRINSRIRAQEVRLISDDGEQLGIKPMREALAIAEEKGLDLVEVAPQAAPPVCRIMDYGKYKYEQEQKAKKAKKHQTITVVKEIKFRPKIDKHDYETKKKHVERFLNHGDKVKVTVMFRGREMAHTDIGTAILKRLAEDLETLAVVESAPKLDGRNMVMVFSPINKPKSNDPSVKKGDAE
- the thrS gene encoding threonine--tRNA ligase, with product MAGEINLTLPDGSVRKAEAGATPLEVASLIGPKLAKDALAAKVDGALVDLSTSLTNDSSLEIITFASIEGPEIYRHSASHIMAAAISELYPGAKFGIGPAIEGGFYYDFEVSQPIGPDDLERTYAKIEEIIARDETFTSEVMGKEEAIKLFKSLGQDYKVELIEDIEEDEIKVYKSGGFTDLCRGPHIPSSGRLKALKLLSLAGAYWRGDERRPMLKRIYGTAFNDPKDLKRFLELQEEALKRDHRKLGKELDLFSMDDDFGAGLVLWHPKGALIRKIVEDFWRDEHLNRGYELVMTPHIAKVDLWKTSGHWDFYRDNMYSPMDVEGQEYVIKPMNCPAHLLIFKSKTRSYRELPLRWAELGTVYRFERSGVLHGLLRVRGFTQDDAHIFCRESQIEDEIIKILDIVTFMLKTFGFAEYDIYVSTRPEKYVGDIEHWELATEALKKALDRTSLSYEIDPGEGVFYGPKIDIKIKDALGRAWQCSTIQVDFNNPERFDLTYMGGDNTEHRPIMIHRALLGSLERFMGCLIEHYVGAFPLWLAPIQAVILPIADRHNDYAFEVADGLRSLGLRVEVDQRGESVNKKIRDAQLKKMPYMVIVGDNEVEARTLSVRSRDGKEERGLELEGFIKKLKEEVDTKS